One genomic segment of Brevibacillus laterosporus LMG 15441 includes these proteins:
- the hutI gene encoding imidazolonepropionase — protein MSQIDLLVHNIKALVTMAGPAGARSGAEMKEIGLVQDGAVAVVDGRIVAVGREEDVQKQIQGADISTEWDAKGKLVTPGLVEPHTHLVHGGSREHELSLKLNGASYLEILEKGGGILSTVRATRAATEEELFVKAKKSLDQMLQFGATTVEAKSGYGLSVKEELKQLRVTSALQKLHPVDLVSTFMGAHAVPTEYKGRTDEYVALVINEMLPEVKRSGLAEFCDVFCEHGVFSVEQSRAIMQAARKLGFRLKLHADEIEPLGGAELAAELGCISAEHLLAASDEGLLAMKEAGVVAVCLPATSFNLRLSKHARARKMIELGVPVALSTDYNPGSSPTESLQLVMTLGCLNLGLTPEEVLTAMTINAAHAIGRAEQVGSLEVGKQADLVIYDADNLAYLPYHFGINHVKTVVKNGQIVVQDGKVAYE, from the coding sequence ATGTCGCAAATCGATTTGCTTGTTCATAATATCAAAGCACTCGTCACAATGGCTGGGCCAGCCGGGGCACGTTCTGGGGCTGAGATGAAAGAGATTGGATTAGTTCAAGACGGGGCAGTAGCCGTGGTAGATGGACGAATTGTGGCAGTTGGACGAGAAGAGGACGTGCAAAAACAAATCCAAGGGGCTGACATTTCTACAGAATGGGATGCAAAGGGAAAGCTAGTTACACCTGGATTAGTCGAGCCGCATACGCATTTGGTGCATGGGGGCTCTCGTGAGCATGAATTATCCCTTAAATTAAATGGGGCCAGCTATCTGGAAATTTTAGAAAAGGGCGGGGGAATCTTAAGTACGGTGCGAGCTACGCGTGCGGCTACTGAAGAGGAACTGTTTGTAAAGGCAAAGAAGAGCCTGGATCAAATGCTGCAATTCGGTGCAACTACCGTAGAAGCAAAAAGCGGCTATGGCCTTAGCGTGAAAGAAGAACTAAAACAGCTTCGGGTAACCAGTGCGTTACAAAAACTGCATCCAGTCGACTTAGTCTCTACTTTTATGGGGGCGCATGCAGTCCCCACCGAATATAAGGGACGAACAGATGAATATGTTGCTTTGGTTATTAACGAAATGCTACCTGAGGTAAAACGTTCTGGATTGGCTGAATTCTGTGACGTATTTTGCGAGCATGGGGTGTTTAGTGTAGAGCAATCGAGGGCTATTATGCAGGCAGCTCGTAAGCTTGGCTTTAGATTGAAGCTTCATGCAGATGAAATTGAACCGTTGGGGGGAGCAGAATTAGCCGCCGAGCTAGGCTGCATTTCTGCTGAGCATTTGTTAGCGGCAAGCGATGAGGGATTACTTGCGATGAAGGAAGCAGGTGTTGTAGCAGTCTGCTTGCCAGCAACCTCCTTTAATCTTCGACTGAGTAAGCATGCTCGCGCTAGAAAAATGATCGAGTTAGGTGTTCCTGTTGCCCTTTCCACTGATTACAATCCAGGCAGTTCACCTACAGAGTCATTGCAGCTTGTGATGACGCTAGGCTGCCTAAATCTGGGGCTGACACCAGAGGAGGTATTGACGGCCATGACGATCAATGCCGCTCATGCGATTGGACGTGCAGAACAGGTTGGAAGCCTTGAAGTGGGTAAACAGGCGGATTTGGTCATCTATGATGCGGATAATCTTGCATATCTGCCTTATCATTTTGGCATCAATCACGTCAAAACCGTTGTGAAAAATGGGCAGATTGTGGTGCAGGATGGGAAAGTGGCTTATGAGTAA
- the coaA gene encoding type I pantothenate kinase — MANYADRRIYSPYMIFSREEWRGLRNETPLSICEEDLADLEGLNEKLSLEEISEIYLPLSRLLNLYVAASQELYKAADTFLGNRSEKVPFIIGIAGSVAVGKSTAARVLLSLLKRWPNHPKVELVTTDGFLYPNEILEERGLMKRKGFPESYDTTKLINFLADVKSGVKEVSCPLYSHLTYNILHDQEQIVSQPDILIVEGLNVLQVGRTMDNENMPQVFVSDFFDFSIYVDADEKDIREWYLNRFLLLRQTAFQKPASYFHRYAQLSDEEALDVANNIWREINAVNLHKNILPTRYRADLILTKGKQHAIKQVMLRKL, encoded by the coding sequence GTGGCGAATTATGCCGACAGACGAATTTATTCCCCTTATATGATTTTTTCAAGGGAAGAGTGGAGGGGCCTGCGAAATGAAACGCCCTTATCCATCTGTGAAGAAGATTTAGCTGATCTAGAAGGGCTTAATGAGAAACTATCACTAGAGGAAATCAGTGAAATCTATCTGCCTCTCTCCAGGCTGTTAAATTTATATGTAGCAGCATCACAAGAGTTGTACAAGGCTGCCGATACTTTTCTGGGGAATCGTTCAGAAAAGGTACCGTTTATCATTGGAATTGCTGGTAGTGTCGCCGTTGGAAAAAGCACAGCAGCACGGGTGTTGTTATCCTTGTTGAAACGCTGGCCTAATCATCCAAAGGTGGAGCTGGTTACTACGGATGGCTTCCTTTATCCAAATGAGATTTTGGAAGAACGCGGGCTGATGAAACGTAAGGGCTTTCCGGAAAGCTATGATACAACAAAGCTGATCAATTTTTTAGCAGACGTAAAATCTGGCGTAAAAGAAGTGAGTTGTCCACTTTACTCCCACTTGACCTACAATATTTTGCATGATCAGGAGCAAATCGTTTCGCAGCCCGATATCTTGATTGTGGAAGGATTAAATGTCTTGCAGGTAGGACGTACGATGGATAATGAAAATATGCCTCAGGTGTTTGTCTCTGATTTCTTTGACTTCTCCATTTATGTGGATGCCGATGAAAAAGACATACGCGAGTGGTACTTGAATCGCTTTTTATTGCTAAGACAGACGGCCTTTCAGAAGCCGGCTTCTTATTTCCATCGATATGCGCAGCTATCGGATGAAGAAGCGCTGGATGTAGCAAATAACATCTGGCGGGAAATCAATGCAGTTAATTTACATAAAAATATTTTACCTACTCGTTATCGCGCTGATTTGATTTTGACGAAGGGAAAACAACATGCCATTAAACAGGTGATGCTACGAAAGCTGTGA
- the hutU gene encoding urocanate hydratase, whose translation MTTTNKRVVRAPRGNELNAKGWEQEAALRMLMNNLDPEVAECPEDLVVYGGIGKAARNWASFDKIVECLKELEADETLLIQSGKPVGIFRTHSQAPRVLLSNSVLVPAFANWETFRELDQKGLMMYGQMTAGSWIYIGTQGILQGTYETFAEAARQHNHGTLKGTITLTAGMGGMGGAQPLAVTMNEGVVIAVDIDAARIQRRIDTRYCDVMVHDLDTAWRMATEAKNEGRALAIGLVGNAAEIFPEMVARGLTPEFVTDQTSAHDPLNGYVPIGYGLEEAKSLRESDSNQYIQLAKRSMATQVRGMLDLQKAGSIVFDYGNNIRQVAFDEGVEDAFQFPGFVPAYIRPLFCEGKGPFRWAALSGDPQDIYKTDELVLKLFPENEHLRRWITMAQERVAFQGLPARICWLGYGERVKMGLAINEMVRSGEISAPIVIGRDHLDCGSVASPNRETEAMKDGSDAVADWAILNALVNTSAGASWVSVHHGGGVGMGYSLHAGMVVVADGSLEAEERLKRVLTTDPGMGVIRHADAGYELAVKTAKERGVRVPMLDM comes from the coding sequence ATGACAACAACCAATAAAAGAGTAGTGCGAGCTCCGCGCGGCAATGAATTAAACGCGAAAGGCTGGGAACAGGAAGCGGCTTTGCGCATGCTGATGAATAACTTGGACCCAGAGGTTGCAGAATGCCCTGAGGATTTGGTTGTGTATGGAGGGATTGGTAAAGCTGCACGTAACTGGGCTAGTTTTGACAAAATTGTTGAATGCTTAAAAGAATTAGAAGCAGACGAGACATTGTTAATTCAATCGGGTAAACCAGTAGGAATATTCCGTACCCATTCTCAAGCCCCACGTGTGCTGTTATCGAACTCGGTGTTGGTTCCTGCTTTTGCAAATTGGGAGACATTCCGTGAATTAGATCAAAAAGGCCTGATGATGTACGGACAAATGACAGCAGGTAGCTGGATTTATATTGGAACACAAGGAATTTTGCAAGGTACGTATGAAACCTTTGCAGAAGCTGCACGCCAGCATAATCATGGCACGTTAAAAGGCACCATCACTCTAACAGCAGGCATGGGCGGCATGGGGGGAGCTCAACCATTAGCTGTTACGATGAATGAAGGTGTGGTCATCGCAGTTGATATTGACGCTGCTCGCATCCAACGCAGGATTGATACTCGTTACTGCGATGTGATGGTGCATGATTTAGATACAGCATGGCGGATGGCAACAGAAGCGAAGAACGAAGGCAGAGCCTTGGCCATTGGCTTGGTCGGTAATGCCGCAGAGATTTTTCCAGAGATGGTTGCACGTGGGCTAACGCCTGAATTCGTCACCGACCAGACCTCGGCACATGATCCTTTGAATGGATATGTACCCATCGGTTATGGATTAGAAGAGGCAAAATCATTAAGAGAGAGCGATTCAAATCAATACATTCAATTAGCAAAACGTTCAATGGCTACCCAAGTACGGGGCATGCTTGATTTACAAAAGGCAGGGTCGATCGTCTTTGATTACGGGAATAACATTCGTCAGGTTGCTTTTGATGAAGGGGTTGAGGATGCCTTTCAGTTTCCTGGATTTGTCCCAGCCTATATTCGCCCATTATTTTGTGAGGGCAAAGGGCCGTTTCGTTGGGCTGCTTTGTCAGGCGATCCACAGGATATTTATAAGACAGATGAGCTTGTGTTAAAGCTGTTCCCAGAGAACGAGCATCTCCGCCGTTGGATTACGATGGCCCAGGAAAGAGTAGCATTCCAAGGCTTGCCCGCCCGTATCTGCTGGTTAGGGTACGGAGAGCGTGTCAAAATGGGGCTTGCTATCAATGAAATGGTACGAAGCGGTGAGATTTCAGCACCAATCGTCATTGGACGAGATCACTTAGATTGTGGTTCTGTTGCTTCTCCAAATCGGGAGACAGAAGCAATGAAGGACGGCAGTGATGCAGTAGCAGATTGGGCTATTTTAAATGCGCTGGTCAATACCTCTGCGGGTGCAAGCTGGGTCTCCGTCCATCATGGCGGCGGTGTAGGAATGGGGTATTCCTTGCACGCAGGAATGGTAGTGGTCGCAGATGGTTCGTTGGAAGCAGAAGAACGACTGAAACGTGTACTTACAACCGATCCGGGCATGGGAGTTATTCGCCACGCTGACGCAGGCTATGAATTAGCCGTTAAAACAGCGAAAGAGCGTGGGGTTCGAGTACCGATGCTTGATATGTAA
- the hemQ gene encoding hydrogen peroxide-dependent heme synthase codes for MSANEALLTLEGWFTYHDFRKMNWEKWKKASSEERQAALDELTSLTRVWNDAESETGGSTAVYSVLGHKADLCFIFLRPTMGELDELKTAINKTRFADYTETDYSYISVVELSNYVNNPGQDPKANPHVRERLYPILPKWNHFCFYPMNKKRGEKDNWYSMTMDERRELMQTHGLTGRKYAGKIKQIIGGSVGYDDWEWGVTLFAHDPIELKHIVYEMRFDEVSARYGEFGTFLVGNYLNEEALRKMFAL; via the coding sequence ATGTCAGCCAATGAAGCATTGCTCACGTTGGAAGGATGGTTTACCTATCATGACTTCCGTAAAATGAACTGGGAAAAATGGAAAAAAGCATCTAGCGAAGAACGCCAAGCGGCTCTTGACGAACTAACTTCCCTCACGCGTGTATGGAATGATGCAGAATCCGAGACTGGTGGTAGCACGGCTGTTTATTCTGTACTTGGACATAAAGCCGATCTATGCTTTATCTTCTTACGCCCTACAATGGGTGAGCTTGATGAGTTAAAAACAGCGATCAATAAAACTCGCTTTGCAGATTATACAGAGACGGATTACTCCTACATCTCCGTGGTAGAGTTAAGCAACTATGTAAACAATCCTGGTCAAGACCCTAAAGCGAATCCGCATGTACGTGAGCGTTTGTATCCAATTCTACCAAAATGGAATCACTTCTGCTTCTATCCGATGAACAAAAAACGTGGAGAAAAAGACAATTGGTATTCCATGACAATGGACGAGCGTCGTGAATTGATGCAGACTCACGGATTGACTGGCCGTAAATATGCCGGTAAAATCAAGCAAATCATTGGCGGTTCTGTGGGCTATGACGATTGGGAATGGGGCGTTACCTTATTTGCTCATGACCCAATTGAATTGAAACACATTGTATATGAAATGAGATTCGATGAAGTAAGTGCTCGTTATGGTGAGTTCGGGACCTTCTTGGTCGGTAACTATCTAAATGAAGAAGCTCTACGAAAAATGTTTGCACTTTAA
- a CDS encoding LacI family DNA-binding transcriptional regulator, with the protein MATIRDVAKLAGVSVATVSRVLNKTGYVNVETGRKVEKAIQQLQYEPNSVARGLAGKRTSTIAFILPDITNPFFSEMARGVEDKARELGYTVILCNSDDQGHKEKTYIEVLKKKYIDGIIIASQTLSSEDIQKMQQDQIPLVVMDRAPENQHCSVIRCNNYVGAKEAVAHLVEQGCRKVGHIYGPQELITARERMLAYEESVQGFSWYSPSLMEPGYFQLNGGQEAVKELLRRHPDIDGIFVGNDLMAIGVLKGLNQLGRRVPEDVAVCGFDGIALASMTIPELTTVAQPIYEMGELAALTLTQQIESTKPLPSVFELEPIFIERSSTRREPLA; encoded by the coding sequence ATGGCAACGATTCGCGATGTAGCAAAGCTGGCAGGTGTATCTGTGGCAACCGTTTCTCGTGTGCTTAACAAAACAGGCTATGTAAATGTAGAGACGGGTCGCAAGGTTGAAAAAGCAATTCAACAGCTCCAGTATGAGCCCAACTCGGTCGCGCGAGGTCTGGCGGGTAAGCGCACAAGTACAATTGCTTTTATTTTGCCAGATATCACGAACCCATTTTTTTCAGAGATGGCGCGCGGTGTGGAGGACAAAGCCAGAGAATTAGGCTATACGGTGATCTTATGTAACTCTGATGATCAGGGGCACAAGGAAAAAACATATATTGAAGTTCTCAAGAAAAAATATATTGATGGCATCATTATCGCTTCCCAAACCTTGAGCAGTGAAGACATTCAAAAGATGCAACAGGATCAGATTCCCCTGGTGGTCATGGACCGTGCCCCCGAGAATCAACATTGTTCTGTTATTAGATGTAACAACTACGTGGGGGCAAAGGAAGCTGTAGCTCATTTAGTGGAGCAGGGCTGTCGCAAGGTTGGACACATCTATGGCCCGCAGGAATTAATTACTGCCAGGGAGAGAATGCTTGCCTATGAAGAAAGCGTTCAAGGATTTTCCTGGTACTCGCCAAGCTTAATGGAACCGGGATATTTTCAATTAAATGGTGGCCAAGAAGCAGTTAAGGAATTACTGAGAAGGCATCCCGATATTGATGGTATTTTTGTCGGAAATGATTTAATGGCCATTGGAGTGCTAAAAGGCTTGAATCAGCTTGGCAGAAGAGTGCCAGAAGATGTAGCTGTATGCGGATTTGATGGCATTGCTCTGGCCTCAATGACGATTCCAGAATTAACAACAGTAGCTCAACCGATCTACGAGATGGGGGAGCTAGCAGCACTTACGTTAACTCAGCAAATAGAGAGCACAAAGCCATTACCGAGTGTATTTGAACTAGAGCCGATTTTTATTGAGCGCAGTTCAACCAGAAGGGAGCCATTAGCATGA
- the aspA gene encoding aspartate ammonia-lyase, which produces MSISQETRQEKDFLGTKEVPLHAYYGIQTLRAVENFPITGYRIDGELIKALGYVKKAAALANMEVKQLSSKLGDPIVQASQELIDGKWHDQFIVDPIQGGAGTSINMNANEVIANRALEIMGAVKGDYFSLSPNTHVNKAQSTNDAIPTAVHIAVLRLINQLLGTMEALRDAFIDKAKQFDHIIKMGRTHLQDAVPIRMGQEFEAYSRVLDRDIKRIGQTRQHLYEVNMGATAVGTGLNADPIYIERVVKILAELTELPLVSAENLVDATQNTDAYTEVSAALKVCMINMSKIANDLRLLASGPRAGLGEISLPARQPGSSIMPGKVNPVMAEVVNQVAFQVIGNDHTICLASEAGQLELNVMGPVLVFNLIQSLTIMNNVFTVFQKNCLEGIEANIERCRQYVENSVGIITALNPHLGYEPAARIAREATLTGRSVRELCLDYNVLTEEELDIILDPYEMTHPGIAGASLLDRE; this is translated from the coding sequence ATGAGTATCAGTCAAGAAACACGTCAGGAAAAAGATTTTCTGGGAACAAAAGAGGTACCATTGCATGCTTATTATGGCATTCAAACGTTACGTGCTGTAGAGAATTTTCCGATCACAGGCTATCGTATTGATGGGGAGCTAATTAAAGCACTCGGCTATGTAAAAAAAGCCGCGGCTCTAGCCAATATGGAAGTAAAGCAGCTTTCTTCCAAATTAGGTGATCCAATTGTACAAGCTTCTCAGGAATTGATTGATGGCAAATGGCACGATCAATTTATCGTTGATCCTATTCAGGGTGGTGCCGGCACCTCTATCAATATGAACGCTAACGAAGTAATAGCAAACCGTGCATTGGAAATCATGGGTGCGGTGAAAGGCGACTATTTTTCCCTAAGCCCAAATACGCATGTAAACAAAGCGCAATCTACAAATGATGCGATTCCTACAGCCGTACATATTGCGGTTCTGCGTTTGATTAATCAGCTACTCGGTACTATGGAAGCGTTGCGAGATGCATTCATAGACAAGGCAAAGCAATTTGATCATATCATTAAAATGGGGCGCACTCATTTACAGGATGCTGTTCCGATTCGGATGGGCCAGGAATTCGAAGCATACAGCAGAGTATTAGATCGAGATATTAAACGAATTGGGCAGACTCGTCAGCACCTATATGAAGTAAACATGGGGGCAACAGCAGTAGGTACAGGGCTAAATGCCGATCCAATCTATATTGAGCGGGTCGTTAAAATTCTTGCAGAGCTGACCGAATTGCCATTGGTAAGCGCAGAAAATTTAGTCGATGCAACGCAAAATACTGATGCTTATACAGAGGTATCTGCGGCTCTGAAGGTCTGTATGATCAATATGTCTAAAATCGCTAACGACCTACGCTTACTGGCTTCCGGTCCTCGTGCTGGATTAGGTGAGATTAGCTTGCCTGCTCGTCAACCAGGCTCTTCCATTATGCCGGGGAAAGTAAATCCAGTAATGGCAGAGGTAGTGAATCAGGTAGCATTCCAAGTGATTGGGAATGATCATACGATTTGCTTAGCTTCTGAAGCGGGTCAATTAGAGCTGAACGTGATGGGGCCTGTACTTGTATTTAATCTGATTCAATCCTTGACCATTATGAATAATGTATTTACCGTATTCCAGAAAAACTGTCTGGAAGGTATTGAAGCAAATATAGAGCGGTGCCGCCAGTACGTAGAAAATAGCGTGGGCATTATTACTGCACTTAATCCGCATTTAGGTTATGAACCAGCAGCGCGTATTGCCAGAGAGGCAACCCTGACTGGTAGATCGGTACGTGAGCTGTGCCTAGACTACAATGTATTGACGGAAGAGGAGCTCGACATTATTTTAGACCCGTATGAAATGACGCATCCGGGAATAGCTGGGGCATCTCTTTTAGATCGCGAATAA
- a CDS encoding AraC family transcriptional regulator produces the protein MLTLQQAAAVQATFAHELITGTMVHEAEFSIRQQQLRMTIRPELALVISLDRYPDLAVNRPAGWRQEIGQELLVVLHQALAVPFVWCWVSEGVIVVLLELLDETKNRQQPFADQKARQIASQIVQHADEKRISVSIGMGGFYENPLYMQHSYEEAQMALKDRFFQGNQLILPIRTKRDRDSGSRRNSSIPSKNRADVIASVRIGDEHATLEALHRLLQDRTMVDQQDVESFQSEVVEVITAMSRTVLELGADASTILAENARFIQDLYQTIRYDTFLKKVERYSIHLVRQVEQLGMKKYSPVIRSAITYLKEHLGEKIGLKEVAQNCCLSVYHFSHLFQRETGYSFLEYVHRMKLQKAVIYLETTDLSIKEIAFELGFEDANYFSRLFKKQMNMSPREYRTARLC, from the coding sequence ATGCTTACTTTACAGCAAGCAGCAGCGGTACAGGCAACATTTGCTCACGAACTGATAACCGGAACAATGGTGCATGAAGCAGAGTTTTCGATACGTCAGCAACAGCTTCGAATGACAATTCGTCCTGAGCTTGCATTGGTGATATCACTCGATCGTTATCCTGATTTAGCAGTGAATCGGCCTGCTGGCTGGCGCCAAGAAATTGGACAAGAGTTACTCGTGGTATTGCATCAGGCTTTAGCTGTTCCTTTTGTATGGTGCTGGGTCTCAGAAGGTGTTATTGTCGTATTACTGGAGCTACTCGATGAGACAAAGAATAGGCAACAGCCTTTTGCTGATCAAAAGGCACGTCAGATTGCCTCTCAGATTGTTCAGCATGCTGATGAGAAAAGGATATCCGTCTCCATTGGCATGGGGGGCTTCTATGAAAATCCGCTGTATATGCAGCATTCCTATGAAGAGGCACAAATGGCTTTAAAGGATCGTTTTTTTCAAGGAAATCAGTTGATTTTGCCCATAAGAACGAAGCGAGATCGGGATAGCGGAAGCAGAAGAAATTCCTCTATACCTAGCAAAAATCGAGCAGATGTTATCGCAAGTGTGAGAATTGGCGATGAACACGCTACGCTAGAAGCCTTGCACAGGTTGCTTCAAGATAGGACGATGGTCGATCAGCAGGATGTGGAGAGCTTTCAATCGGAGGTCGTTGAAGTAATAACAGCTATGTCGAGAACGGTTCTGGAGCTAGGGGCAGATGCTTCCACTATTTTGGCGGAGAATGCACGATTTATTCAGGATCTCTATCAAACAATCCGCTATGACACTTTCCTGAAAAAAGTCGAGCGGTACAGCATACATTTGGTTCGGCAAGTAGAACAGCTAGGCATGAAAAAATATTCCCCTGTGATTAGAAGTGCTATTACGTATTTGAAGGAGCATCTGGGTGAAAAGATAGGATTGAAAGAAGTAGCACAAAATTGCTGTTTGAGTGTCTATCATTTTAGCCATCTTTTTCAACGAGAAACGGGATACAGCTTTCTTGAATACGTTCATCGCATGAAGCTGCAAAAGGCTGTTATCTATTTGGAAACAACAGATTTATCTATTAAGGAGATTGCCTTTGAACTAGGATTTGAGGATGCCAATTACTTTAGTCGCCTATTTAAAAAGCAAATGAACATGAGTCCGCGTGAATATCGTACAGCAAGATTGTGCTAG
- the rbsK gene encoding ribokinase has protein sequence MKPPRIAVIGSLNMDVVVEAPRQPKMGETISGDHVHFIPGGKGANQAVACARLGAQTSMIGSLGRDAFGDSLEQAMKQEGIQVSTIKRVENAPTGIASILLAEGDNQIIVVAGANAHTSMTDVDLHADTVKAADIVLLQLEIPIETVVHTAKLAKEAGKTVILNPAPAQKLPDELFGYIDVMTPNESELYLLTGLEQNQATDKATTRSAAMKALHAKGVKHVVTTLGATGSAYLMNGETFGTIASHKVQVVDTTGAGDSYNAGLAYALASGQSIPEAVEFASIVSALAVTKLGAQQGMPTMKEVLAFQSKE, from the coding sequence ATGAAACCACCACGCATAGCTGTCATTGGCAGTCTTAACATGGATGTTGTAGTAGAAGCACCTCGTCAGCCAAAAATGGGAGAGACAATCAGCGGAGATCATGTTCATTTTATCCCTGGGGGGAAAGGAGCGAATCAAGCGGTTGCTTGCGCACGTTTAGGGGCCCAGACATCCATGATTGGTTCATTAGGCAGAGATGCATTTGGAGATTCCTTGGAGCAAGCGATGAAGCAGGAAGGAATTCAGGTAAGTACGATAAAACGTGTTGAAAATGCTCCGACCGGCATCGCCTCCATTTTACTCGCTGAAGGAGATAACCAAATTATTGTAGTGGCAGGGGCCAATGCGCATACCTCTATGACGGATGTTGATCTGCATGCTGATACGGTAAAGGCGGCGGACATTGTGCTACTACAGTTGGAAATCCCCATCGAGACAGTTGTTCACACGGCAAAGCTAGCTAAAGAAGCCGGGAAAACGGTCATCTTAAATCCGGCGCCAGCGCAGAAGCTTCCAGATGAATTATTTGGCTATATCGATGTCATGACACCTAATGAATCAGAATTGTATCTTTTGACAGGGCTGGAACAAAATCAAGCGACAGACAAAGCAACAACACGGTCTGCTGCAATGAAGGCACTCCATGCAAAAGGAGTGAAGCATGTGGTTACCACACTTGGAGCCACGGGTTCTGCCTACTTAATGAATGGCGAGACCTTTGGGACGATTGCTAGTCATAAAGTGCAGGTCGTCGATACCACAGGGGCCGGTGATTCTTATAACGCAGGGCTCGCCTATGCACTAGCCTCTGGACAGAGCATTCCAGAAGCTGTTGAGTTTGCTAGCATTGTCTCGGCACTTGCTGTAACGAAGCTGGGAGCACAGCAGGGAATGCCTACAATGAAGGAAGTCCTAGCGTTTCAATCTAAGGAATAG
- a CDS encoding DegV family protein: protein MKKQIAWVTDSTAYIPADLREKHDIYVVPLEIIFSDGTYRDGLDMTPEQLYEKIEKTQEVPKTSQPSLGNFVELYETLKQKYDCAIAVHVSSKLSGTLNASQSAAKLAEFPVEVVDSKTMSYPITHMILQGMKMAKTGATPEKIASSLRLIAEKTESYILLGSLDQFYRGGRMNGVQFFMGNLLQIKPILRIRDGIFEVYEKIRTENKAIVRMLAQLDQAMQKQQIKNVQILHGNVMEKAQALKKRIKEKYQDVEVMIGPISSTIGVHAGQGTIALSWINE from the coding sequence GTGAAAAAACAAATTGCTTGGGTAACAGATAGTACGGCCTATATACCTGCTGACCTTCGGGAAAAGCACGATATTTATGTCGTGCCACTCGAAATTATTTTCTCCGACGGTACCTACCGAGATGGCCTCGATATGACGCCTGAGCAACTGTACGAAAAAATCGAGAAAACGCAAGAAGTTCCGAAGACCTCTCAACCCTCGCTGGGCAATTTTGTGGAGTTATATGAGACTCTCAAACAAAAATATGATTGTGCGATTGCTGTACATGTATCGAGTAAGCTAAGTGGAACACTTAATGCCAGCCAGAGTGCGGCCAAGTTGGCGGAGTTTCCAGTAGAGGTCGTAGATTCTAAAACGATGTCCTATCCCATTACACATATGATTCTGCAAGGAATGAAAATGGCAAAAACGGGAGCTACACCAGAGAAGATCGCAAGCTCGTTGCGTCTTATCGCTGAGAAAACGGAGAGCTACATCCTCCTCGGAAGTCTTGATCAATTTTATCGCGGGGGACGGATGAATGGAGTACAGTTTTTCATGGGTAATCTACTTCAGATCAAACCAATTCTGCGTATCAGAGATGGTATTTTTGAAGTCTATGAAAAAATTAGAACGGAAAACAAAGCGATTGTCCGCATGCTAGCACAGCTTGATCAAGCAATGCAGAAACAACAAATTAAGAATGTACAAATTCTACACGGGAATGTAATGGAAAAAGCTCAGGCTCTCAAAAAGCGAATAAAAGAGAAGTATCAGGATGTAGAAGTGATGATTGGACCTATTAGTTCCACGATTGGTGTGCATGCCGGGCAGGGAACAATAGCGCTATCATGGATTAATGAATAG